From the genome of Spinacia oleracea cultivar Varoflay chromosome 2, BTI_SOV_V1, whole genome shotgun sequence, one region includes:
- the LOC130467632 gene encoding uncharacterized protein — MAKNRGKNKFVVGSSSERENVPSGRLPKSSRGRPSERPLEKSSIGWDASEDERATSDRNHRHYVDLLHWFLAQEDNHRLPSSWLPNLNYILREDILAVAGLSRIFDREYGFSCIDPKKLGISLDLKTIHDPAPEYKFGKDNPRNPRLKDYVLSPLGVARISEVRADPWDSASSVEAVPVKVVLPELKTTSDPGPGTDAVPRAVPSVSSPARIDISLSRNRDQRKRKGSTLLRPSTHPKKAKASQPSEKEAVSEVMPPPKNLLHFMPLPGQKLKSVVVAEPPAVDQPLIEEDIIPSPLKPSAALGIEIQDITEVMEAIEADFVPGSDVPEVAGERKESADLPFEREKSPDKEMIDLSGPEAAVPEVQKEKAGQLLSELTELKQLYLHYSREARESAEKIGTEEMKSKFEAADKERTEAELRLHHFVQHRELIQQQADKVPVLRLKLREKDDYIRKLEQERVNLYTADQCL, encoded by the exons atggcaaagaataggggcaaaaaCAAGTTCGttgttggctcctctagtgagagagagaacgtgccttcggggagGTTACCGAAATCTTCGAGGGGTCGACCTTCGGAGAGGCCGTTGGAGAAGAGTTcgattggttgggatgcttccgaaGATGAACGTGCAACCTCTG ATCGGAACCATCGCCACTATGTGGACCTCCTCCACTGGTTCTTGGCTCAAGAGGATAACCACcgactgccgtctagctggctcccgaatctcaattacattctgagggaggacattcttgctgttgccggtctcagcaggatttttgacaggg agtacggctttagctgcattgatcctaagaagttgggcatttctttggatttgaagactattcacgacccggctcccgagtacaagttcggaaaagataaccctcgtaatcctcgtctgaaggattacgtgttgtctcctttgggggttgctcggatatccgaagttcgagctgatccgtgggattccgcCTCTTCTGTTGAAGCTGTTCCTGTGAAGGTTGTGCTTCCTGAGTTGAAGACGActtcggatccg ggtcctgggactgacgctgtgccgcgtgccgttccttcggtttcatctccggctcggatagatatctctttatctaggaaccgg gatcaacgcaaaaggaagggtagcactcttttgaggccttccacgcatccgaagaaagcgaaggcttctcagccctcggagaag GAAGCagtttcggaagtcatgcctcctcctaagaatcttcttcacttcatgcccttgccagggcagaagttaaagagtgtggtggttgctgaaCCGCCGGCCGTGGATCAGCCGCTgatcgaggaagatatcatccCTTCTCCCCTTAAACCATCTGCTGCTTTGGGGATCgaaatccaggatatcaccgaggtgatggaggcgattgaagccgattTTGTTCCTGGTTCGGATGTCCCTGAGGTAGCTGGGGAGAGGAAGGAGTCTGCTGATCTTCCCTTCGAGAGGGAGAAGAGTCCAGACAAGGAGATGATAGATCTCTCGGGCCCCGAAGCTGCGGTCCCCGAGGTTCAGAAGGAG aaggctgggcaactcCTCTCCGAGCTTACGGAACTTAAGCAGCTGTACCTTCACTATAGTCGCGAGGCTAGAGAGTCTGCTGAGAAGATCGGGACCGAG GAGATGAAGTCTAAATTTGAAGCGGCCGACAAGGAGCGTACAGAGGCGGAGTTAAGGCTCCACCATTTTGTCCAGCATCGGGAGCTGATCCAGCAGCAAGCTGATAAGGTGCCTGTCCTTCGGCTGAAGCTTCGGGAAAAAGATGACTATATTCGGAAGCTGGAGCAGGAGCGAGTcaacctctacactgctgatcagt gtctttaa